From one Lycium ferocissimum isolate CSIRO_LF1 chromosome 7, AGI_CSIRO_Lferr_CH_V1, whole genome shotgun sequence genomic stretch:
- the LOC132065617 gene encoding small ribosomal subunit protein uS15-like — MGRMHSRGKGISASALPYKRTPPSWLKTSAPDVEDNICKFAKKGLTPSQIGVILRDSHGIAQVKSVTGSKILRILKAHGLAPEIPEDLYHLIKKAVAIRKHLERNRKDKDSKFRLILVESRIHRLARYYKKTKKLPPVWKYESTTASTLVA; from the exons ATGGGTCGTATGCACAGTCGTGG TAAAGGTATATCAGCTTCAGCTCTACCATACAAGAGAACTCCTCCAAGTTGGCTTAAGACCTCCGCTCCAGAT GTTGAGGACAATATCTGCAAGTTTGCGAAGAAAGGATTGACACCTTCACAAATCGGTGTGATTCTTCGTGATTCTCACGGAATTGCTCAAGTCAAGAGTGTCACCGGAAGCAAGATTTTGCGTATCCTCAAAGCTCACG GGCTTGCTCCCGAGATCCCAGAGGATCTATACCACCTTATTAAGAAGGCAGTTGCCATCAGGAAGCATTTGGAGAGGAACAGAAAGGACAAGGATTCCAAGTTCCGCTTGATTTTGGTAGAGAGTAGGATTCACCGCCTTGCTCGTTATtacaagaaaactaagaagCTCCCCCCTGTCTGGAAATA